ACGGAATTGACGACGGCAACGACCTCCCTTCGCGACCTGCAGTTCCGGGGGACGATCGGATCCGCCAGCTCGACATTCAGGACGAAATGCGGAACAGCTACCTGACGTACGCGATGAGCGTCATCATCAGTCGGGCACTGCCGGATGTTCGCGATGGGTTGAAGCCGTCTCAGCGTCGAATCCTGGTCGCCATGAATGACCTGAATCTGGGGCCTGCGAGCAGTCGAACAAAGTGCTCAAAGATCACTGGGGAAACGATGGGTAACTACCATCCCCACGGTGACCAGGCGATTTATCCGACGCTCGTTCGCTTGGCCCAGGACTGGGTGATGCGGGAGACGCTGGTGGATAAACAGGGGAACTTCGGCTCACTGGCCGGACTTCCCCCTGCTGCTCACCGATACACGGAAGCTCGGCTGTCGAACGTCGCCGCCGACATGCTGGCCGATATCAATCGCGAAACCGTCGACTATGTGCCGACTTACGATCAGGTTCGCGTCGAACCGACCGTTCTTCCTTCCCGATTTCCGAACCTGCTGGTCAACGGATCCAGCGGAATTGCCGTGGGGATGGCGACCAGCATTCCGCCTCACAACCTCCGGGAAGTCTCAGAAGCCGTCAAGCTGATCATCGACGAACCGGATTGCACCGTCGACGAGATCATTCAGATTCTGCCTGGTCCGGACTTTCCGACCGGCGGTGTGATCTGCGGCCGCTATGGGATTCGTCAGGGGTATCTCACCGGTCGCTCGACCATCACACTCCGTGCCCGCACGCACTTCGAGACCGAAAAGCAGTCCGATGTGATCGTCGTCACCGAGATTCCCTACATGGAAACACGCGACCGCATTCGAGAGAAACTCGAAGCGCTGGTGAAAGACGAACGGGTGAAGGGGATCTCCCGTGTTGTCGACCTGACCGACCGTAAAGTGCCCAGCTGGCAGGTTCGGCTGCACATCGTGTTGAAGCGGGAAGCTGATAAGGAAGTCGTGCTCGCCCAACTCTTCAAGTACTCGCCGCTGCAGTCGACGATCAGCGTGATTCTGCTGGCTCTGGCGGGAAATCGGCCGCAAATGCTGTCGATCAAAGACATGCTGCTGGAATTCATTCGGCACCGCGTGGTTGTCATTCGCCGTCGTACCGAATTCCTCCTGGCGGAGGCTCGGAAGCGGAAGCACACCGTGGAAGGTCTGCTGATCGCTCAGCTCGATATCGATCAGGTGATCAACACGATTCGCCAGTCGCCGTCTCGAGCCGAAGCGAAGAACAGACTGCGTGAGATCAAGGTTCCGGGTGAGATGATTGCCAGGGCTCTGGGAGATCGTGGCTTCCAGGACTTCGTCCGCGAGCATGGCGAGCAGACCGATTATTCGCTCTCGCTCAATCAGACCGAAGCCATCGTTTCGATGCAGCTGGGTTCGCTGGCGAATCTTGAGCGGGAGAAACTCAGTGAGGAGCACAACACTCTTCTCGATGAAATCACCGAGTGCCTGCATTTGCTTTCCGATGAAGCCCATATCCGTGCCGCGGTGCGGGAAGAGATGGAAGAGCTGCAGAAGAAGTATCCCAGCAAGCGACGGACTGAGATCAGCGATGAAGAGCTGACGGACGTCGATCGTGACAACCTCATCGCGGAAGCTCCGATGGTCGTCACGCTGTCCCGACGCGGGTACATCAAACGGACGGAGCTCTCCGCATATCGGGCTCAGCATCGTGGAGGGAAGGGAATCACCGGAGCAAAGCAGGACGACGAAGATCCAATCCAGCACGTCTTCGTGGCCAGCACGCACTCCTATCTCCTGTTCTTCACGAATCTAGGGAAAGTGTACTGGCAGAAGGTGTACGATCTTCCGCTTCAGAACCGCACCGCGAAGGGGCGGGCGCTGGTGAATCTGCTTTCGCTGGCCGAGGGAGAATATGTGGCGAACTGCGTCGACGTCCGCGAGTTCGACGACGAGCGGTTCCTGCTCATGGCAACGCGAAAAGGGATTGTGAAGAAGACTGCCCTCTCCGCTTATTCCCGTCCGCTGCGTGGTGGTCTGATCGCTATCAAGCTCGACGAAGACGATCGACTGATCGAAGTCGTCAAAGTTTCGCCGGACGACGACATCATTCTCTCCACCGCTCAGGGCATGTCGATTCGTTTTCATCACCAGGATGCCCGGGCCATGGGCCGCAATACTCGCGGCGTGAAGGGGATCAATCTTGGCAAAGGCGATCACGTGATCGGCATGGTTGTCGCCGACGAATCGCAGGCTCTGCTCACGGCCTGCGAGAATGGCTACGGAAAACGGACGCTGTTCGGGCCGGCCGAGGTGGCGGAAGCTGAAGAGGTGGACGAAGTCGATGAAAGCGCCGATGTCGTGGTGGTCGAAGAGGGCGATGAAGCCTCCAAGCCGGAATTGCGTGGCAACATGCGTTATCGCCGACAGCGCCGCGGCGGTAAGGGGTTGCGGGACATCCGCACCACCGAGCGGAATGGAGAAGCCATCGGGATTCTGGCTGTCGACGACGATGACGACGTTCTGATCATCAGCACCGGAGGCAAGATTCAGCGGATTCGAGCCGCCGATATCAGCCTGGTCGGCCGCAACACGCAGGGCGTCCGCATCATGCGATTGTCTGAAGGCGATCAGCTGGCTGCTCTGGCCCGGATTCCCGCTGTAATCGCCGCCAGTATCGCCGCCGAGGAAGCAGAAGAAGAGGCCGCCGCCGCCGCAGCAGCAGCAGGTGTTGCTGAGTCCGCCGCTCCATCAGAAGAAGCGGGTGGCGAAGCCCCGGCGACCGAAGCGACCGCTGAAGGCGATACCGAGCCGACATCCGATGAACAGGAATAAGATTCATCTTTAAATCGCTAAAAGAAAAACCCCGGAGAGTGATCTCCGGGGTTTCTGTCTTTCGCACGGTGCGTGATCAGAACTCGCCGACGACCTGACCATCTTTCCGGTCGGCCAGTCGCTCGTAAGTACTGTCGACTGTGTTCGTGTTATCGGCTTCGTTGTCGATGTTCTCGCTCAGGAAGCGAACCGAACCATCGAGCAGCAGAAACTGAGCTCCGCCGCTG
The sequence above is a segment of the Rubinisphaera margarita genome. Coding sequences within it:
- the gyrA gene encoding DNA gyrase subunit A; translated protein: MANGIDDGNDLPSRPAVPGDDRIRQLDIQDEMRNSYLTYAMSVIISRALPDVRDGLKPSQRRILVAMNDLNLGPASSRTKCSKITGETMGNYHPHGDQAIYPTLVRLAQDWVMRETLVDKQGNFGSLAGLPPAAHRYTEARLSNVAADMLADINRETVDYVPTYDQVRVEPTVLPSRFPNLLVNGSSGIAVGMATSIPPHNLREVSEAVKLIIDEPDCTVDEIIQILPGPDFPTGGVICGRYGIRQGYLTGRSTITLRARTHFETEKQSDVIVVTEIPYMETRDRIREKLEALVKDERVKGISRVVDLTDRKVPSWQVRLHIVLKREADKEVVLAQLFKYSPLQSTISVILLALAGNRPQMLSIKDMLLEFIRHRVVVIRRRTEFLLAEARKRKHTVEGLLIAQLDIDQVINTIRQSPSRAEAKNRLREIKVPGEMIARALGDRGFQDFVREHGEQTDYSLSLNQTEAIVSMQLGSLANLEREKLSEEHNTLLDEITECLHLLSDEAHIRAAVREEMEELQKKYPSKRRTEISDEELTDVDRDNLIAEAPMVVTLSRRGYIKRTELSAYRAQHRGGKGITGAKQDDEDPIQHVFVASTHSYLLFFTNLGKVYWQKVYDLPLQNRTAKGRALVNLLSLAEGEYVANCVDVREFDDERFLLMATRKGIVKKTALSAYSRPLRGGLIAIKLDEDDRLIEVVKVSPDDDIILSTAQGMSIRFHHQDARAMGRNTRGVKGINLGKGDHVIGMVVADESQALLTACENGYGKRTLFGPAEVAEAEEVDEVDESADVVVVEEGDEASKPELRGNMRYRRQRRGGKGLRDIRTTERNGEAIGILAVDDDDDVLIISTGGKIQRIRAADISLVGRNTQGVRIMRLSEGDQLAALARIPAVIAASIAAEEAEEEAAAAAAAAGVAESAAPSEEAGGEAPATEATAEGDTEPTSDEQE